Proteins from a genomic interval of Pelagicoccus enzymogenes:
- a CDS encoding dUTPase: MDKLQRIFEMQEELNARIGVNLKDIDEEEQAKWVLNYSRAMQQEMAELIDSVPWKWWAKYQTFDKQNARVEVIDLFHFLISMAQTLGMSADDVYEAYVAKNKVNHQRQESGYASKDESDSRHI, encoded by the coding sequence ATGGATAAGCTTCAGCGGATTTTCGAAATGCAAGAAGAGCTCAACGCGCGTATCGGCGTGAACCTCAAGGACATCGACGAGGAGGAGCAGGCGAAGTGGGTGCTCAACTACTCTCGGGCGATGCAGCAGGAGATGGCTGAGCTTATCGACTCGGTGCCTTGGAAGTGGTGGGCGAAATACCAGACTTTTGACAAGCAGAACGCTCGCGTGGAGGTGATCGACCTCTTTCATTTCTTGATCTCGATGGCTCAGACGCTGGGGATGTCGGCGGACGACGTCTACGAGGCCTATGTGGCCAAGAACAAGGTAAACCACCAGCGTCAGGAGAGCGGCTACGCGAGCAAGGACGAGTCCGACTCGCGCCATATCTAG
- the ruvB gene encoding Holliday junction branch migration DNA helicase RuvB, with translation MPEPTDTGVDYFASALSNQLNTQTESLLRPPSFDEFVGQKKTVERLKIMAGAAKKRGEALNHILLSGPPGLGKTSLSFILGAEMGRNVRITSGPVVEKAGDLAGMLTNLEEGDILFIDEIHRIPKTVEEYLYSAMEDYCIDIMIDQGPNARSVRLNIPRFTLVGATTRNGLLTAPLRSRFTLQTRLDYYGPEDLLKIVTRTCHLLKVPVERDGGLEIARRARGTPRIANNLVNFVRDYAEEKGNGTITKASAQAALELLEIDARGLDEMDKRILRVMATTYKSRPVGLATLAVAVGEESHTLEEVHEPYLIQSGLVQRTAQGRIITPEGLAAIGLDAATA, from the coding sequence ATGCCCGAACCCACCGATACCGGCGTCGACTACTTTGCCAGCGCCCTTTCCAACCAACTCAATACCCAGACCGAGTCCCTGCTCCGCCCGCCCTCCTTCGACGAGTTCGTGGGCCAGAAGAAAACCGTCGAACGCCTGAAGATCATGGCTGGCGCCGCCAAGAAACGCGGCGAAGCCCTCAACCACATCCTCCTCTCCGGCCCTCCCGGCCTGGGCAAAACCTCCCTCTCCTTCATCCTCGGCGCCGAGATGGGCCGCAACGTGCGCATCACCTCGGGCCCTGTCGTGGAAAAAGCCGGCGACCTCGCCGGCATGCTGACGAACCTCGAAGAAGGCGACATCCTCTTTATCGACGAGATCCACCGCATTCCCAAGACTGTCGAAGAGTACCTCTACTCGGCCATGGAGGACTACTGCATCGACATCATGATCGACCAAGGGCCCAACGCCCGCTCTGTCCGCCTAAACATCCCCCGCTTCACCCTCGTCGGCGCCACAACCCGCAACGGCTTGCTCACCGCTCCGCTACGCTCTCGCTTCACCCTGCAAACCCGCCTCGACTACTACGGCCCCGAGGACCTTCTCAAAATCGTCACCCGCACCTGCCACCTCCTGAAGGTACCCGTCGAGCGAGACGGTGGACTTGAGATCGCCCGACGCGCCCGCGGCACTCCTCGCATCGCCAACAACCTCGTCAACTTCGTGCGCGACTACGCCGAGGAAAAAGGCAACGGCACCATCACCAAAGCCAGCGCCCAAGCCGCGCTCGAGCTCCTAGAGATCGACGCCCGCGGACTCGACGAGATGGACAAGCGCATCCTCCGCGTCATGGCTACGACCTACAAAAGCCGCCCCGTCGGCCTCGCCACCCTCGCCGTAGCGGTCGGAGAAGAGAGCCACACGCTCGAAGAAGTCCACGAGCCCTACCTCATCCAAAGTGGACTGGTGCAACGCACCGCCCAAGGCCGCATCATCACCCCCGAGGGCCTCGCCGCCATTGGGCTAGATGCGGCGACAGCTTGA
- a CDS encoding DUF4136 domain-containing protein, with amino-acid sequence MITPRLLSAVLPVFLVSCSSVIYNRDFDPAFEATRYETFALLPIPHPETDQVAWDILGRDDFSLAVLRGAFESKGYRFVDEGSADFFVGVRAATGRAGLPQGNASEGLGFSYSRLAKSMGDPFPGYEAPPDEKYDDSRSSEAWENQRVPGFYVIVEAFDADTRERVWSGWARAQTGIAYSSDEKRAAVLANVVRAFGN; translated from the coding sequence ATGATTACCCCGCGGCTATTATCTGCAGTGCTGCCAGTTTTCCTGGTTTCGTGCTCTTCGGTTATCTACAACCGTGACTTCGATCCGGCTTTTGAGGCTACGCGGTACGAAACCTTTGCTCTTTTGCCGATACCCCACCCGGAAACGGACCAAGTCGCCTGGGACATATTGGGTCGGGATGACTTCTCTCTGGCTGTCCTCCGCGGCGCATTCGAGTCGAAGGGGTATCGATTTGTGGACGAGGGCTCGGCTGATTTTTTTGTGGGAGTCCGGGCGGCGACGGGCAGGGCGGGGCTCCCGCAAGGCAACGCTTCGGAGGGGCTTGGCTTCTCGTACAGTCGACTCGCGAAGAGCATGGGGGATCCGTTTCCTGGATACGAAGCTCCGCCGGACGAGAAATATGACGACAGCAGGTCCTCCGAGGCATGGGAGAATCAGCGGGTGCCTGGATTCTACGTCATTGTAGAGGCTTTCGATGCCGATACGCGCGAGCGGGTGTGGTCGGGATGGGCTAGGGCGCAGACTGGAATTGCCTACTCAAGTGACGAGAAGCGGGCTGCGGTTCTGGCCAATGTCGTTCGGGCTTTTGGGAACTGA
- a CDS encoding LL-diaminopimelate aminotransferase: protein MIRINENYLKLKASYLFSDIAKRVSAYQEANPEKPIIRLGIGDVTEPLPQACQKAFHAAIDDQGTREAFHGYGPEQGYAFLREAIAKNDFQARGANVDASEVFVSDGAKCDSGNIQEIFGDDIKIAVPDPVYPVYVDTNVMAGRTGKNVDGRYQGFVYLDSTPENGYVPSVPEEKVDLIYLCFPNNPTGATATKEQLKAWVDYAKECGAIILFDAAYVAFIRDESLPQSIYEIEGARDVAIEFRSFSKNAGFTGTRCAYTVIPKNLKAQDAAGNEHSVHALWNRRHCTKFNGVSYPVQKAAEAVYSEEGAAEVKALTDFYLENAKIVKAAMQDLGFDCIGGEDSPYIWINAKRPSWEFFDLLLNEAGVVCTPGAGFGTCGEGHIRISAFNSREKIVEAMARIKKALA from the coding sequence ATGATCCGCATCAACGAAAACTACCTGAAGCTCAAGGCTTCCTACCTTTTCTCCGACATCGCCAAGCGCGTGTCTGCATACCAGGAAGCGAATCCTGAAAAACCTATTATCCGCCTCGGAATCGGGGACGTTACCGAGCCCCTCCCTCAGGCTTGCCAAAAGGCTTTCCATGCGGCGATCGACGACCAAGGAACCCGCGAAGCGTTCCATGGCTACGGTCCGGAGCAAGGTTACGCCTTCCTGCGTGAAGCGATTGCCAAGAACGATTTCCAGGCGCGTGGAGCCAACGTTGACGCGAGCGAGGTCTTCGTGAGCGACGGCGCCAAGTGTGACAGCGGCAACATCCAGGAGATATTTGGCGACGACATCAAGATTGCCGTCCCGGACCCCGTCTACCCGGTCTACGTCGACACCAACGTGATGGCGGGTCGTACAGGCAAGAACGTGGATGGTCGCTATCAAGGGTTCGTGTATCTCGACTCGACTCCAGAGAATGGATACGTTCCTTCGGTTCCGGAGGAAAAGGTCGACTTGATTTACCTCTGTTTCCCCAACAACCCGACCGGCGCGACTGCTACTAAGGAGCAGCTCAAGGCATGGGTTGACTACGCTAAGGAGTGCGGAGCGATTATTCTCTTTGACGCTGCCTATGTGGCTTTCATTCGCGACGAGTCCTTGCCGCAAAGCATCTACGAAATCGAAGGCGCTCGCGATGTAGCGATCGAGTTTCGCAGTTTCTCCAAAAATGCAGGATTCACGGGAACGCGTTGCGCCTACACGGTGATACCGAAGAACCTTAAGGCACAAGATGCCGCGGGCAACGAGCACAGCGTTCACGCTCTTTGGAACCGCCGCCATTGCACCAAGTTTAACGGCGTTTCCTACCCGGTGCAAAAGGCTGCGGAGGCCGTCTACTCCGAAGAAGGCGCGGCGGAAGTGAAGGCTTTGACCGACTTCTACCTTGAGAACGCCAAGATCGTGAAGGCGGCGATGCAAGACCTCGGCTTCGATTGTATCGGTGGGGAGGACTCCCCTTACATTTGGATCAATGCGAAGCGTCCCTCGTGGGAATTCTTCGATCTGTTGCTGAATGAAGCAGGCGTTGTTTGTACGCCAGGCGCTGGGTTCGGAACTTGTGGCGAAGGCCATATCCGCATCAGCGCGTTCAATTCCCGCGAAAAGATCGTGGAGGCAATGGCTCGCATCAAGAAGGCCTTGGCGTAG